From one Bacteroides fragilis NCTC 9343 genomic stretch:
- a CDS encoding glycoside hydrolase family 2 TIM barrel-domain containing protein: MRKITLGLILCSMVTLCFAGQRPLEGFKYASEKAPVGNEWESPENIALNKEQPRAWFFSFQDVESARKVLPENSKYWLSLNGDWKFNWAPDPDSRPKDFYQTTFDVSGWDNIPVPSSWNIYGIQKDGSLKYGVPIYVNQPVIFMHKVKVDDWRGGVMRTPPTNWTTYKYRNEVGSYRRDFDIPQDWDGREVFINFDGVDSFFYLWINGQYVGFSKNSRNTASFNITPYLQKGKNTVAAEVYRSSDGSFLEAQDMFRLPGIFRTVALYSTPKVQVRDLVVIPDLDETYTNGSLAISADIRNFGKKAAKGYQMAYTLYANKLYSDENTPVANAVASATVNLVNPNETVEAEKAIMNVQSPNKWSAEFPHLYTLVAELKDKKGKTIETVSTTVGFRKVEIKDTPASADEFGLAGRYYYVNGKTVKLKGVNRHESNPAVGHAITREMMEKEVMLMKRANINHVRNSHYPDDPYWYYLCNKYGLYLEDEANIESHEYYYGAASLSHPVEWKNAHVARVMEMVHANVNNPSIVIWSLGNEAGPGKNFIAAYDALKAFDLSRPVQYERNNDIVDMGSNQYPSIGWMRGAVKGNYDIKYPFHVSEYAHSMGNACGNLVDYWEAIESTNFFCGGAIWDWVDQSMYNYDKKTGERYLAYGGDFGDTPNDGQFVMNGIVFGDLEPKPQYYEVKKVYQHIDVKAIDVEKGRFEVFNKYYFKNLSDYDVKWSLYENGKEAQSGLLSIGEVAPRTRTQITVPYQFSKLKADSEYFVKIQFLLKDNMPWADKNFAQAEEQILVKEATARPSIATVAAEGDKPEVMMTKASDIITIKGNGYTAQFDIKTGTIYSLTYGNEKVITDGNGPKLDALRAFTNNDNWFYSQWFDNGLHNLKHSATGFNMTTKEDGTVVLSFTVQSQAPNAAKILGGTSSGKNKIEELTDKKFGSSDFKFTTNQVWTVYKDGSIELEASITSNQPSLVLPRLGYMVRVPQQYANFTYYGRGPIDNYADRKVGQFIEQHKNTVAGEFVNFPKPQDMGNHEDVRWCALTNNAGNGAVFIATDRLSASALPYSALDLILASHPYQLPKAGDTYLHLDAAVTGLGGNSCGQGGPLEQDRVFASHHNTGFIIRPAGKDLTVTANVAPAGEMPLSITRNRAGVVSVSSQKKDAVILYTVDKSKSKTYTEPIALRNGGTVTAWFKDAPFIKASMTFDKIESIQTEVIYASSEESDGGEAKNLTDGDPNTIWHTMFSVTVAKHPHWVDLDAGEVKTIKGFTYLPRQDSSNGNVKDYTIHVSMDGKEWGEPILKGTFARDLKEKKVMFDKPVKARYIRFTALSEQRGQDYASGAELTILAE, translated from the coding sequence CAAGCTGGAATATCTATGGTATCCAGAAAGACGGTAGCCTGAAATACGGAGTACCTATCTATGTGAACCAACCTGTCATTTTCATGCACAAAGTGAAAGTAGACGACTGGCGCGGAGGTGTGATGCGTACTCCTCCCACTAACTGGACTACTTATAAATACCGTAACGAAGTGGGTTCCTACCGTCGCGACTTCGACATCCCCCAAGATTGGGACGGTCGTGAAGTATTTATCAACTTCGACGGTGTGGACTCTTTCTTCTACCTCTGGATCAACGGCCAGTACGTAGGTTTCTCAAAAAACTCACGCAATACGGCCAGTTTCAATATCACCCCCTATCTGCAAAAAGGAAAGAACACCGTTGCTGCCGAAGTATACCGCAGTTCAGACGGCTCGTTCCTCGAAGCACAGGATATGTTCCGCTTACCGGGTATCTTCCGTACCGTAGCTCTCTACTCTACTCCAAAAGTACAGGTACGTGACCTCGTGGTAATCCCCGACCTGGACGAGACATACACCAACGGTTCGTTGGCCATCAGCGCCGACATCCGCAACTTTGGCAAGAAAGCAGCCAAAGGATACCAGATGGCGTATACACTATATGCTAATAAACTGTACTCGGATGAAAACACTCCGGTTGCCAATGCCGTTGCTTCGGCCACTGTGAATCTGGTGAACCCGAACGAAACCGTAGAAGCGGAAAAAGCGATCATGAACGTACAGTCCCCCAACAAATGGTCGGCTGAATTCCCCCACCTCTACACACTCGTTGCAGAACTGAAAGACAAGAAAGGCAAAACAATAGAAACCGTTTCGACTACCGTAGGTTTCCGCAAAGTGGAAATCAAAGATACTCCTGCTTCTGCTGACGAATTCGGACTGGCAGGCCGCTATTACTACGTAAACGGCAAAACCGTAAAACTGAAAGGTGTCAACCGCCACGAATCAAATCCGGCTGTGGGACATGCCATCACCCGTGAAATGATGGAGAAAGAGGTTATGCTGATGAAACGTGCCAACATCAATCACGTACGTAACTCTCACTATCCGGACGATCCGTACTGGTACTATCTGTGCAACAAATACGGACTCTACCTGGAAGATGAAGCCAACATCGAATCTCACGAGTATTATTACGGAGCCGCTTCCCTGTCTCATCCGGTGGAATGGAAAAACGCCCATGTAGCCCGTGTGATGGAAATGGTTCATGCCAACGTAAACAATCCTTCGATTGTCATCTGGTCATTAGGCAACGAAGCCGGACCGGGAAAGAACTTCATAGCAGCTTACGATGCACTGAAAGCATTCGACCTCTCACGCCCTGTTCAGTATGAACGTAACAACGATATCGTCGATATGGGTTCCAACCAGTATCCTTCCATCGGCTGGATGCGCGGTGCTGTGAAAGGCAACTATGACATCAAATATCCGTTCCACGTTTCGGAATATGCTCACTCTATGGGTAACGCCTGCGGTAACCTGGTGGACTACTGGGAAGCTATCGAATCGACCAACTTCTTCTGCGGCGGCGCAATCTGGGACTGGGTAGACCAATCGATGTACAACTATGACAAGAAAACCGGTGAACGCTACCTGGCTTATGGCGGTGATTTCGGCGATACTCCGAACGACGGTCAATTCGTTATGAACGGTATCGTATTCGGCGATCTGGAACCGAAACCTCAGTATTATGAAGTGAAAAAGGTATACCAGCACATCGACGTGAAGGCTATCGATGTAGAAAAAGGCCGGTTTGAAGTGTTCAACAAGTATTACTTCAAGAACCTTTCGGACTATGATGTGAAATGGTCACTCTACGAAAACGGCAAAGAAGCACAATCGGGCCTATTGAGCATAGGCGAAGTAGCTCCGCGTACCCGTACGCAGATTACTGTTCCTTATCAGTTCAGTAAGCTGAAAGCCGATTCGGAATATTTCGTGAAGATTCAATTCCTGCTGAAAGACAACATGCCTTGGGCTGACAAGAACTTCGCACAAGCAGAAGAACAGATACTTGTGAAAGAGGCTACCGCACGTCCTTCTATCGCCACCGTAGCAGCCGAGGGCGACAAACCGGAAGTGATGATGACTAAAGCGAGCGATATCATTACCATCAAAGGCAATGGTTACACAGCTCAGTTCGATATCAAGACAGGTACTATCTACAGTCTGACATACGGAAACGAGAAGGTGATTACTGACGGCAACGGTCCGAAGCTGGATGCGCTCCGTGCTTTCACCAATAACGATAACTGGTTCTATTCACAGTGGTTTGATAATGGTTTGCACAACCTGAAGCATTCAGCTACCGGGTTCAATATGACTACCAAAGAAGATGGTACAGTCGTATTGTCATTCACAGTACAGTCTCAGGCTCCTAATGCAGCCAAGATTCTGGGTGGAACAAGCTCGGGCAAGAACAAGATTGAGGAACTGACAGACAAGAAGTTCGGCAGCAGTGACTTCAAGTTTACTACCAACCAGGTATGGACAGTCTACAAAGACGGTTCTATCGAACTGGAAGCAAGCATCACCTCCAATCAGCCGAGTCTCGTATTGCCTCGTCTGGGATACATGGTACGTGTGCCTCAGCAATATGCCAACTTTACTTACTACGGACGCGGTCCTATCGACAACTACGCCGACCGTAAAGTAGGACAGTTCATCGAGCAACATAAGAATACGGTTGCCGGAGAGTTCGTCAACTTCCCCAAACCGCAAGATATGGGTAATCACGAAGACGTACGCTGGTGTGCCCTGACCAACAATGCAGGCAACGGTGCCGTGTTTATAGCTACCGACCGTTTGTCGGCTTCAGCTCTGCCTTACTCTGCACTCGACCTGATTCTGGCTTCACATCCGTATCAGTTACCGAAAGCCGGTGATACTTATCTTCACCTGGATGCAGCCGTAACCGGCCTGGGTGGTAACAGCTGCGGTCAAGGCGGCCCGTTGGAGCAAGACCGTGTCTTCGCCAGCCATCACAACACAGGTTTCATTATCCGCCCCGCAGGTAAAGACCTGACTGTAACAGCCAATGTAGCTCCCGCCGGAGAGATGCCGTTGTCCATAACCCGCAACCGTGCCGGTGTGGTATCTGTATCATCACAGAAAAAAGACGCCGTTATCCTTTATACAGTAGATAAGAGTAAATCCAAAACTTATACCGAACCGATCGCACTACGCAATGGCGGTACGGTGACTGCCTGGTTCAAAGATGCACCTTTCATCAAGGCAAGCATGACATTCGACAAGATCGAAAGCATCCAGACAGAAGTAATCTACGCAAGTAGCGAAGAATCGGACGGTGGCGAAGCCAAGAACCTGACAGACGGTGATCCGAATACCATCTGGCACACCATGTTCTCTGTAACGGTGGCTAAACACCCGCATTGGGTAGACCTGGATGCCGGCGAAGTGAAAACAATCAAAGGTTTCACTTACCTGCCCCGTCAGGACAGCAGCAACGGTAATGTGAAAGACTACACCATCCACGTAAGTATGGACGGTAAAGAATGGGGTGAACCTATCCTGAAAGGTACTTTCGCAAGAGACCTGAAAGAGAAGAAAGTAATGTTCGATAAACCTGTGAAAGCCCGTTATATCCGCTTCACCGCCTTGAGCGAACAACGCGGACAAGACTATGCTTCGGGTGCCGAACTGACTATCCTGGCTGAATAA
- a CDS encoding chaperone modulator CbpM — protein sequence MQTELIIVSEYCHKCHIEPSFIDLLEEGGLIEVRTEGGEHYLLASQLPDVERYSRMYYDLSINMEGIDAIHHLLERMEIMRREISSLRNQLIVFKREGIMEDW from the coding sequence ATGCAGACCGAATTAATAATTGTCAGTGAATACTGTCACAAATGTCATATTGAGCCTTCATTTATCGACCTGTTAGAGGAAGGTGGCTTGATTGAGGTACGCACCGAGGGAGGCGAGCACTATCTGCTTGCGTCGCAACTTCCGGATGTGGAACGATACAGCCGTATGTATTATGACCTGTCCATCAATATGGAAGGTATCGATGCCATTCATCATTTGCTGGAAAGGATGGAAATCATGCGAAGGGAAATCAGTTCGCTCCGGAACCAGCTTATTGTCTTTAAGAGAGAAGGCATTATGGAGGATTGGTGA
- a CDS encoding DnaJ C-terminal domain-containing protein yields the protein MAYIDYYKILGVDKNASQDDIKKAFRKLARKYHPDLNPNDPSAKDKFQEINEANEVLSDPEKRKKYDEYGEHWKHADEFEAQKKARQHAGGGGGGFSGFGGDGGSYWYSSDGEGFSGGDAGGFSDFFESMFGHRGGGGRGNAGFRGQDFNAELHLSLRDAARTHKQVLNVNGKQVRITIPAGVADGQVIKLKGYGGEGINGGPAGDLYITFKIAEDSVFKRLGDDLYVDVEMDLYTAVLGGEKVIDTLEGKVKLKIKPETQNGTKVRLKGKGFPVYKKEGQFGDLIITYSVKIPTNLTDRQKELFRELQQSMN from the coding sequence ATGGCTTATATAGATTATTACAAGATTCTCGGAGTTGACAAAAATGCTTCTCAGGATGATATTAAAAAGGCTTTCCGTAAATTGGCCCGTAAATATCATCCGGACCTGAATCCTAATGACCCAAGCGCTAAGGATAAGTTTCAGGAGATTAATGAAGCTAACGAAGTATTGAGCGATCCGGAGAAAAGGAAAAAGTACGACGAATACGGCGAACATTGGAAACATGCGGACGAATTCGAAGCGCAGAAGAAGGCGCGGCAGCATGCCGGTGGAGGCGGAGGAGGATTCTCCGGCTTTGGCGGAGACGGCGGTTCTTATTGGTACTCGTCCGATGGAGAGGGGTTCTCGGGTGGTGATGCCGGAGGATTCTCGGACTTCTTTGAATCTATGTTCGGACATAGAGGAGGAGGCGGACGAGGCAATGCAGGCTTCCGAGGACAAGATTTTAATGCAGAATTGCACCTGTCTCTTCGCGATGCGGCCCGGACCCACAAACAGGTGTTGAATGTGAATGGCAAACAGGTTCGTATTACGATACCGGCCGGTGTAGCCGACGGACAGGTGATTAAGTTGAAGGGATACGGAGGCGAAGGCATCAACGGTGGCCCTGCAGGAGACCTGTATATCACTTTCAAGATAGCCGAAGACTCTGTATTCAAGCGTCTTGGAGACGACCTGTATGTGGATGTGGAGATGGATCTTTATACTGCCGTACTGGGTGGTGAGAAGGTGATCGATACACTGGAAGGTAAAGTGAAACTGAAGATAAAGCCCGAAACCCAGAATGGAACGAAAGTGCGCCTGAAAGGTAAAGGTTTTCCCGTTTATAAAAAAGAAGGACAGTTTGGCGACTTGATCATCACTTATTCAGTCAAGATACCTACCAATCTGACAGATAGGCAGAAAGAACTGTTCAGAGAGTTACAACAGAGTATGAACTAA
- a CDS encoding sensor histidine kinase: MTIQLLLVTGVTDCLWLYVLSLLLFLTVCFLLYQNFLLRKSASADDDYRRFLFDILDNLPFPIMVKDIQEQFKYTYWNKESELQSGISRKDAVGFSDVDIFGEERGKQYRKIDEDLVRAGIPYKAEERYVTADGKVHDTLVMKSIISSGKLGKWLLVARWEITQLKMYERELLAAKEQLEGAVCKQKLALRSIDFGLIYIDRNYLVQWEETGNIKNLVSGRHYTPGTVCYRTTGQGTQPCGKCAFREAIGTGKIVRHITHVDHVDFEITATPVYDDTGNEIIGGLLRFEDITEKLKVERMLQEAKEKAEESNRLKSAFLANMSHEIRTPLNAIIGFSDLICQTDDVEEKEEYIRIVTSNNELLLQLIDDILDLSKIEAGTMDFSYAPTDINELMEDICLQMQQKNQRPEVQIMFTEKEPGCVINTDRLRLSQVIMNLMNNAMKFTSEGSITLGYRLTRQKDELYFFVKDTGIGIPADQAGKVFERFVKLNTFIKGTGLGLAICRVIIERLGGTIGVETREGKGSCFWFRLPVREDMLLESPVR, translated from the coding sequence ATGACAATCCAACTACTATTGGTGACGGGAGTAACAGACTGTCTGTGGCTTTATGTATTATCCCTGCTTTTGTTTCTGACCGTTTGCTTCCTGCTCTATCAGAACTTCCTGCTTCGTAAGTCGGCTTCGGCTGATGACGACTATCGTCGTTTCCTGTTTGATATTTTAGATAATCTCCCGTTTCCTATCATGGTGAAAGATATTCAGGAACAATTCAAGTATACCTACTGGAATAAAGAATCCGAGTTACAGTCGGGCATCAGCCGCAAAGATGCCGTCGGCTTCTCCGATGTCGATATCTTTGGTGAAGAAAGGGGGAAGCAGTACCGGAAGATAGATGAGGATCTTGTCAGGGCCGGAATACCTTATAAGGCGGAAGAGAGGTATGTCACTGCTGACGGAAAAGTGCACGATACACTTGTGATGAAGTCGATCATATCTTCGGGTAAATTGGGTAAATGGCTGTTGGTGGCCCGTTGGGAAATCACCCAGCTGAAAATGTACGAAAGAGAACTGCTGGCTGCCAAAGAGCAGTTGGAAGGAGCCGTATGTAAGCAAAAACTGGCTTTGAGAAGCATTGATTTCGGATTGATTTATATCGACCGGAACTATCTGGTGCAATGGGAAGAGACCGGTAATATTAAAAATCTGGTTTCCGGACGCCATTATACTCCCGGCACTGTTTGCTACCGGACTACGGGGCAGGGAACCCAACCGTGCGGAAAATGTGCTTTTCGGGAGGCTATCGGTACCGGTAAGATCGTGAGACACATCACCCATGTGGATCATGTGGACTTTGAGATCACCGCCACCCCCGTTTATGATGATACGGGAAACGAAATTATCGGCGGACTGCTACGCTTTGAAGATATTACCGAGAAACTGAAAGTAGAACGTATGTTGCAGGAAGCCAAAGAGAAGGCCGAAGAGTCCAATCGGCTGAAGTCGGCGTTCCTTGCCAATATGAGCCATGAAATACGTACGCCGCTCAATGCCATCATCGGTTTCTCCGATCTGATTTGCCAGACGGACGATGTTGAAGAGAAGGAGGAGTATATCCGGATTGTCACTTCGAACAATGAGCTTTTACTGCAATTGATAGATGATATTCTCGACCTGTCGAAAATAGAAGCGGGGACAATGGATTTCTCTTATGCCCCGACGGATATCAATGAACTGATGGAAGACATCTGTTTACAGATGCAGCAGAAGAATCAACGCCCGGAGGTGCAGATCATGTTTACTGAAAAAGAACCCGGTTGCGTAATCAATACCGACCGTTTGCGCTTGTCACAGGTCATCATGAATTTGATGAACAATGCAATGAAGTTCACTTCCGAAGGTTCCATTACTTTGGGCTATCGGCTGACCAGGCAAAAGGACGAACTTTATTTCTTTGTAAAGGATACAGGTATCGGCATCCCTGCCGATCAGGCGGGAAAGGTTTTCGAGCGTTTTGTCAAACTGAATACTTTTATCAAAGGTACCGGACTGGGACTTGCCATCTGCCGGGTGATTATCGAACGGTTGGGAGGAACGATCGGAGTGGAGACCCGGGAAGGAAAGGGTTCCTGCTTCTGGTTCCGTCTTCCTGTCAGAGAGGATATGCTGCTCGAAAGCCCTGTCCGTTGA
- a CDS encoding lipid A phosphoethanolamine transferase — translation MKLFNSIKKWFGNQENLFYLFLFVLIVPNVVLCFTEPLPLVAKIANVLLPLGCYYLIMTLSRNCGKMLWILFLFVFFGAFQIVLLYLFGQSIIAVDMFLNLATTNSSEAMELLDNLLPALITIVILYIPALILGMISIVRKRTLSVGFIRRERRRAWVVLGAGLVSLGAAFLLDKKYEMTSDLYPVNVCYNVVLAVERNARTLDYEETSKDFTFNAAATHPAEDREIYVLVVGETSRALNWSLYGYDRETNPKLSEVSGLTAFTNVLTQSNTTHKSVPMLMSAVSAENFDSIYHQKGIITAFKEAGFKTAFFSNQRYNNSFIDFFGKEADHCDFIKEDSLTAGQNLSDDYLLALVQEELAKGNRKQFIVLHTYGSHFNYRERYPAEAAFFQPDSPADAEFKYRDNLINAYDNSIRYTDDFLSRLIGLLQQQDAGSAMLYTSDHGEDIFDDHRHLFLHASPVPSYYQLHVPFIVWTSDTYREKYPEHMDALQKNRHKSVASNRVVFHSVLDLAGVTTTYVNDSLSVASPSYTEFPRFYLNDHNEPRSYDDIGLRKEDFEMFGKMGIR, via the coding sequence ATGAAGCTTTTTAATAGTATAAAAAAATGGTTCGGTAATCAGGAGAATTTGTTCTACCTGTTCCTGTTTGTGCTGATAGTGCCCAACGTTGTATTGTGTTTCACCGAACCTTTGCCGCTTGTAGCCAAGATTGCCAATGTCCTGTTGCCATTGGGGTGTTATTATCTGATTATGACCCTTTCCAGGAATTGCGGAAAGATGCTCTGGATTTTATTCCTTTTCGTATTCTTCGGGGCCTTTCAGATCGTGTTGCTCTATCTGTTCGGGCAGTCCATCATTGCGGTGGATATGTTCCTGAACCTGGCGACTACCAATTCTTCCGAAGCCATGGAGTTGCTCGACAACCTGTTGCCGGCTTTGATTACGATTGTGATCCTGTACATCCCGGCCCTGATACTGGGGATGATCTCCATTGTCCGTAAGCGTACGCTTTCCGTCGGCTTTATCCGCAGGGAACGGAGACGTGCGTGGGTTGTGCTGGGTGCAGGTCTGGTATCGTTGGGAGCGGCCTTCCTGTTGGATAAGAAGTACGAGATGACTTCCGATTTATATCCGGTCAATGTGTGCTATAACGTAGTGCTTGCCGTGGAGCGGAATGCCCGGACTCTCGATTATGAAGAGACTTCGAAGGATTTCACTTTCAATGCCGCCGCCACGCATCCGGCAGAAGACCGGGAGATTTACGTACTGGTAGTGGGAGAGACTTCCCGTGCGCTCAATTGGTCGTTGTACGGTTATGATCGTGAGACAAATCCCAAACTGTCGGAGGTATCCGGCCTGACGGCTTTTACGAATGTGCTGACCCAATCGAATACAACTCATAAGAGTGTTCCGATGCTCATGTCTGCCGTTTCGGCAGAGAATTTCGATTCCATCTATCATCAGAAAGGAATTATTACCGCTTTCAAAGAAGCAGGTTTCAAGACAGCTTTCTTCTCCAATCAGCGTTACAACAACTCTTTTATCGACTTCTTTGGAAAAGAAGCCGATCACTGTGACTTCATCAAGGAAGATTCGTTGACTGCCGGTCAGAATCTTTCGGATGATTATCTGCTGGCATTGGTGCAAGAGGAACTTGCGAAAGGAAACCGCAAACAGTTTATCGTGTTGCACACCTACGGGTCACACTTCAACTATCGGGAACGTTATCCTGCCGAAGCTGCCTTTTTCCAACCCGACAGTCCTGCCGATGCCGAATTTAAGTATCGGGATAATCTGATTAATGCCTATGACAATTCCATCCGTTATACCGACGATTTTCTGTCAAGGCTGATCGGCCTGCTGCAGCAACAGGATGCCGGGTCGGCTATGCTCTATACTTCGGATCATGGAGAAGATATTTTTGACGACCATCGTCATCTCTTCCTGCATGCGTCTCCCGTGCCTTCCTACTATCAGTTGCATGTACCGTTCATTGTCTGGACTTCGGACACCTATCGGGAGAAGTATCCTGAGCATATGGACGCTTTACAGAAGAATCGTCACAAATCTGTTGCTTCGAACCGGGTGGTGTTCCATTCGGTACTCGATCTGGCCGGGGTGACCACCACCTATGTAAACGATTCATTATCGGTGGCCAGTCCGTCCTATACAGAGTTCCCCCGTTTTTACCTGAACGACCACAACGAGCCGCGTTCGTACGATGACATCGGGTTACGTAAAGAGGACTTTGAGATGTTCGGAAAGATGGGGATACGTTGA
- a CDS encoding BamA/TamA family outer membrane protein, whose product MRPRHKNWLLLGCFSIVWTASLAQGENHNDSLSPITHIPVIEDSASVSVTADSVAVKRSFFKKFLDYFNDANKEKKNKKFDFSVIGGPHYSSDTKLGLGLVAAGLYRTDRADTLLPLSTVSLYGDVSTVGFYLLGVRGSHIFPKDKYRLNYNLYFYSFPSLYWGVGYRNAVNDENESSYKRFQAQVKVDFMFRMAKNFYLGPMASFDYIDGRNFEKPELWQGMDARTSNVSAGLSLVYDSRDFLTNAYKGYYLRIDQRFSPAFLGNDYAFSSTELTTSYYRRVWKGGILAGQFHTLLTYGNPPWGLMATLGSSYSMRGYYDGRYRDKNVVDMQVELRQHVWKRNGVAVWVGAGNVFPDFSSFKVKHILPNYGFGYRWEFKKRVNVRLDLGFGKGQTGFIFNINEAF is encoded by the coding sequence ATGAGACCTAGACACAAAAACTGGCTATTACTGGGATGCTTCTCCATCGTGTGGACTGCATCTTTGGCACAAGGAGAGAATCACAACGACAGCCTCTCACCGATTACGCATATTCCTGTGATAGAGGACTCTGCTTCTGTATCCGTCACTGCTGATTCTGTCGCGGTGAAACGTAGTTTCTTCAAGAAATTCCTGGACTACTTCAATGATGCCAACAAGGAGAAGAAGAACAAAAAGTTTGACTTCAGTGTGATCGGTGGCCCGCATTATTCCAGTGACACCAAACTCGGACTGGGCTTGGTAGCCGCCGGACTATACCGTACCGACCGTGCCGATACACTGCTTCCTCTCTCTACTGTTTCGCTGTATGGCGATGTGTCCACTGTCGGGTTCTATCTGCTCGGTGTACGCGGAAGTCATATATTTCCGAAAGACAAGTACCGGCTCAATTATAACCTTTATTTCTATTCTTTCCCCAGTCTGTATTGGGGCGTCGGCTACCGGAATGCGGTGAATGACGAGAATGAAAGCAGTTACAAGCGCTTTCAGGCACAGGTAAAGGTTGACTTTATGTTCCGGATGGCAAAAAACTTCTATCTGGGGCCTATGGCAAGTTTCGACTATATCGATGGGAGGAATTTTGAGAAACCCGAGCTTTGGCAAGGGATGGATGCCCGCACCTCCAATGTCAGTGCGGGACTTTCTCTGGTGTACGACTCGAGAGATTTCCTGACGAATGCCTATAAAGGATATTATCTGCGCATAGACCAGCGTTTCAGTCCGGCATTTCTGGGGAATGACTACGCTTTCAGTAGTACGGAACTGACCACCAGTTACTATCGCCGGGTGTGGAAAGGCGGAATACTTGCCGGACAATTCCATACCCTGCTGACCTACGGCAATCCGCCTTGGGGGCTGATGGCTACCTTGGGAAGTTCGTACTCCATGCGTGGCTATTATGATGGCCGGTACCGCGATAAGAATGTGGTGGACATGCAGGTGGAACTCCGCCAGCACGTATGGAAACGGAACGGAGTAGCCGTCTGGGTGGGAGCCGGAAATGTTTTCCCCGACTTTTCCTCATTCAAAGTGAAACATATACTTCCCAACTATGGCTTTGGCTATCGGTGGGAGTTTAAGAAGAGAGTAAATGTACGATTGGATTTAGGGTTTGGAAAAGGCCAGACCGGATTTATATTTAATATCAATGAAGCTTTTTAA